The following proteins are encoded in a genomic region of Gadus macrocephalus chromosome 19, ASM3116895v1:
- the ucn3l gene encoding urocortin 3, like — MLSPLRTLLLISVLCARSSSLCLRLSHRGSDVLCAREHNQDFSGDPRGGAQAPNYLPAPDQWGSLFRGSGFLSSADLRAKRISNGQPNYRILSQTKLRSKILQNSGRSDRRSKFTLSLDVPTNIMNILFDIAKAKNMRAKAADNARLLAQIGRK; from the coding sequence ATGCTGTCGCCGCTGCGGACCCTGCTCCTCATCTCGGTGCTGTGCGCGCGGAGCAGCAGCCTGTGTCTGCGCCTCTCCCACCGCGGCTCGGACGTCCTGTGCGCCCGCGAGCACAACCAGGACTTTTCCGGGGACCCGCGGGGCGGCGCGCAGGCTCCAAACTACCTGCCCGCCCCGGACCAATGGGGCTCTCTTTTCAGGGGCTCGGGGTTCCTCTCCTCCGCCGACTTGAGGGCGAAAAGGATCTCTAACGGCCAGCCAAACTACAGGATCCTCAGTCAGACTAAGCTGCGGAGCAAGATCCTCCAGAACAGCGGTCGGAGCGACCGGAGGAGCAAGTTCACGCTGTCGTTGGACGTGCCGACCAACATTATGAACATCCTTTTCGACATCGCCAAAGCCAAGAACATGCGCGCCAAGGCGGCGGACAACGCGCGCCTTTTGGCGCAGATCGGACGCAAGTGA